The Candidatus Abawacabacteria bacterium genome includes a region encoding these proteins:
- a CDS encoding transposase → MARSESYAAWLKYFGLLKSANYPLSLVICDDNENIMRAAQYMFPHVRIQTCQVHFVENIRRALQTRTEEKFRPFLTDIVNLLFRKKITRPDFEKKAYRIMRRYEADPVVFQYMLKIDSYTGLLTAAAEYVGAPRDTNLIELYNSHLEGRLKSIKGFETFRTARLWLNAYILRRRYKLFTDCSRKFKYLNGTNSIGRTKKRNGFLPSLFH, encoded by the coding sequence TTGGCACGATCAGAAAGCTATGCAGCATGGCTGAAGTACTTTGGTCTCCTGAAATCGGCAAACTATCCCTTAAGCTTAGTCATCTGTGATGACAATGAAAATATTATGAGAGCAGCACAGTATATGTTTCCTCATGTGCGTATCCAAACATGTCAGGTGCACTTTGTAGAGAATATCCGAAGAGCATTACAAACCAGAACAGAAGAGAAGTTCCGACCGTTTCTTACGGACATAGTGAATCTCTTATTTCGTAAAAAGATTACGCGTCCAGACTTTGAGAAGAAAGCATACCGAATCATGAGGAGGTATGAAGCCGATCCAGTAGTATTTCAGTACATGCTAAAGATAGATAGCTATACAGGTTTATTAACAGCAGCAGCTGAATATGTAGGAGCACCGAGAGATACGAATCTCATTGAGTTGTACAACTCCCATCTTGAAGGGAGATTAAAGAGTATAAAGGGGTTTGAAACATTTCGGACAGCGAGGCTCTGGCTGAATGCATACATACTCAGAAGAAGATACAAGCTATTCACAGACTGTAGCCGTAAGTTCAAATATTTGAATGGTACAAACTCGATTGGAAGAACAAAAAAACGAAATGGCTTCTTACCTAGCTTATTTCACTAA
- the uppP gene encoding undecaprenyl-diphosphatase UppP, with protein sequence MLSFILLGIIQGLTEFLPISSSGHLILARDILGFVTPYPLAVDAILQLGTIGAVYIYFAPELWQLLKSFFQGKRTLGWAILVGTIPALLIGLIAEEYIDLYLRSAWVVSMVLIVGALLFLLTEKFFSQGKDRIEQITIKSGLITGIAQCLAFIPGFSRSGATIMAGMTQGLSREAAARFSFYLSLPIITLSGLKKLYDLSQIGLPQGIGLELTIGTIIAFIVGLACIHLLLSYLKNHSLAIFAWYRIILAMLCLFMLISR encoded by the coding sequence ATGCTCTCCTTTATTCTCCTTGGCATTATTCAAGGTCTCACTGAGTTTTTACCTATTTCTTCCAGTGGGCATTTGATTTTGGCCAGAGATATTTTAGGATTTGTTACCCCCTACCCGCTGGCTGTAGATGCTATATTACAACTAGGTACTATTGGAGCTGTTTATATTTATTTTGCTCCTGAACTTTGGCAGTTATTAAAAAGCTTTTTTCAGGGAAAGCGCACGCTTGGTTGGGCAATACTAGTAGGCACAATACCCGCACTACTTATTGGCTTGATAGCAGAAGAATATATTGATCTTTATTTACGTTCCGCTTGGGTAGTAAGTATGGTGTTGATTGTCGGAGCATTGCTTTTTTTGCTTACCGAAAAGTTCTTCTCTCAAGGAAAGGATCGAATTGAACAAATAACCATAAAAAGTGGCTTGATTACTGGCATAGCCCAATGTTTAGCCTTTATTCCTGGATTCTCTCGCTCTGGCGCTACCATTATGGCTGGTATGACGCAAGGATTAAGCAGAGAAGCTGCCGCACGCTTTTCTTTTTATCTTTCTTTGCCGATTATCACTTTATCAGGACTGAAAAAACTTTATGACTTATCTCAAATAGGACTGCCGCAAGGAATTGGTTTAGAATTAACTATAGGAACAATCATTGCTTTTATTGTCGGACTAGCTTGTATTCATCTCCTATTGAGCTATCTCAAAAATCATTCTTTAGCAATCTTTGCTTGGTATCGCATTATTTTAGCAATGCTCTGTTTATTTATGCTCATTAGCCGCTAA
- a CDS encoding permease has protein sequence MFSLPSQLNDFFIIFLGLVIEALPFILLGVILSSLLSLFITEEKVLRFIPRNKFLALLYASLTGFLLPVCECGNIPLARKFTMKGIPPYLAVTFLLAAPVLNPIVVFSTYAAFRDIPEIVILRFVFAFIVAIIVGYIFSFAKDKREIVKETSIVDCHVEHAHTHSRWSTFMQNMQSEFAEMMVLMVIGGLIAAAVQTFLPRQLITSLGTGPVISIVVMMLLAFVVSICSNVDAFFALAYASTFSSGAILAFLVFGPMIDIKSLIMMSTTFKTKAIVLMTILTLQLVFVLTLLMNLYVS, from the coding sequence ATGTTCTCTCTCCCATCGCAACTCAATGATTTCTTCATCATTTTCTTAGGTCTAGTGATAGAAGCTTTGCCTTTTATTTTACTTGGCGTAATACTCTCGAGTTTACTTTCTTTATTTATTACCGAAGAAAAAGTGCTTCGTTTTATTCCTCGTAATAAGTTCTTAGCTTTGCTCTATGCCTCTCTTACCGGCTTTCTGCTCCCAGTATGTGAATGTGGCAATATTCCTCTAGCTCGAAAGTTTACGATGAAAGGTATTCCTCCTTATTTGGCAGTCACTTTTCTTCTAGCAGCACCAGTCTTAAATCCAATAGTAGTATTCTCAACCTATGCTGCCTTCCGTGACATTCCCGAAATAGTAATTCTGCGTTTTGTCTTCGCCTTTATCGTGGCTATTATTGTTGGCTATATTTTTAGCTTTGCCAAGGACAAACGTGAAATTGTCAAAGAAACTAGCATTGTGGATTGTCATGTCGAACATGCCCATACCCATTCTCGCTGGTCTACTTTTATGCAAAATATGCAAAGTGAATTTGCTGAAATGATGGTATTGATGGTGATTGGTGGTTTGATCGCAGCTGCCGTACAAACATTTTTACCGAGACAGTTAATCACTTCTTTGGGTACCGGGCCAGTGATATCAATTGTGGTAATGATGTTATTAGCTTTTGTGGTTTCTATTTGTTCCAATGTTGATGCTTTCTTTGCTCTAGCCTATGCTTCCACTTTTTCTAGCGGAGCTATTCTCGCTTTCTTAGTTTTTGGCCCTATGATTGATATCAAAAGTCTCATTATGATGTCGACTACCTT